A single genomic interval of Ruminococcus sp. NK3A76 harbors:
- a CDS encoding diguanylate cyclase: MSKSNKTGKSFSTLNLILVIQLVIMLGLSIFITLTVSSKTRENAINHMNGITDERANIIKSYVENSERTLSYFSKSKQIVEMFLNPDDGNYKSAAQEYTLQFAKDIEHNEGLWSGTLKTEVMTHSSYDPTNPDTAGIIGMVTRKDDDKRQQLLDALEAAGPDGVYNTGIIISPASGKQCLSMYKGVYNDGKMVGFVGLGIYTEGLIDTLDKVPVPGIKNSFYTMVNVNTKKYIFNKDSDMIDQEIDNDELLDLCDKYKDEKGTVTDEYEYKKDGTTYVSIYTYIPEYGWILTIDDTPGEVFELQRTMIIYLGIFGLVVLGLIIVFNFISKKQEKINQKLVSTIAKANVTKKSLNTAMFKDVLTDVNNRISLTVDLQKAAEQKKTDPYYFVMFNICDFSGINSKYGTIAGDNLLARVGEVLKEHYEAENIYRTGSDEFVVKIPVVGGAPAKDEVMDRVNIAFRELQATIRIDQDTAIYPTFKVAVIKTKNNVDASVVSSMKDMTNKTGEATYGLIDFRDMT, encoded by the coding sequence ATGAGCAAATCAAACAAAACAGGCAAGAGCTTTTCTACCCTTAATTTGATCCTGGTCATTCAGCTTGTCATAATGCTTGGCTTATCGATTTTCATCACACTCACCGTCAGCAGCAAGACAAGAGAGAATGCTATCAACCACATGAACGGTATCACTGATGAACGTGCAAACATCATCAAGAGCTATGTTGAGAACTCTGAGAGAACTCTTTCCTATTTCAGTAAATCAAAGCAGATAGTTGAGATGTTTCTGAACCCCGACGACGGCAACTATAAGTCCGCCGCTCAGGAATACACCCTGCAGTTCGCTAAGGATATCGAGCATAACGAGGGTCTCTGGAGCGGTACTCTTAAGACAGAGGTTATGACCCACTCGAGCTATGACCCCACAAACCCTGACACCGCAGGCATCATAGGCATGGTGACCCGTAAGGACGATGACAAGCGCCAGCAGCTTTTAGACGCTCTTGAGGCAGCAGGCCCCGACGGCGTTTACAACACAGGTATCATCATCTCCCCTGCGAGCGGCAAGCAGTGTCTCTCAATGTACAAGGGCGTTTACAACGACGGAAAAATGGTAGGCTTCGTAGGTCTTGGTATCTACACAGAAGGCCTTATCGACACCCTTGACAAGGTCCCTGTTCCGGGCATCAAGAATTCGTTCTACACAATGGTGAACGTAAACACCAAAAAGTACATCTTCAATAAGGACTCCGACATGATAGACCAGGAGATAGATAACGACGAGCTCCTCGACCTGTGCGACAAGTACAAGGACGAGAAGGGCACCGTTACCGACGAGTATGAGTACAAGAAGGACGGCACGACATACGTTTCTATCTACACCTATATCCCTGAGTACGGCTGGATACTTACTATCGACGATACCCCCGGCGAGGTATTCGAGTTACAGAGAACGATGATAATCTACCTCGGTATATTCGGTCTGGTAGTTTTAGGCCTTATCATCGTATTCAACTTCATCAGCAAGAAGCAGGAGAAGATCAACCAGAAGCTCGTATCCACCATCGCAAAGGCAAACGTTACAAAGAAGTCCCTCAACACAGCTATGTTCAAGGACGTTCTTACCGACGTAAACAACAGAATAAGTCTTACTGTTGACCTGCAGAAGGCAGCAGAGCAGAAGAAGACAGATCCTTACTACTTCGTGATGTTCAATATCTGCGATTTCAGCGGCATCAACTCCAAGTACGGCACTATCGCAGGTGATAACCTGCTTGCCCGTGTCGGTGAAGTTCTTAAGGAGCACTATGAGGCTGAGAACATCTACCGTACAGGTTCCGATGAATTCGTAGTCAAGATCCCCGTAGTCGGCGGCGCGCCTGCCAAGGACGAGGTAATGGACAGAGTAAACATCGCATTCAGAGAGCTGCAGGCTACTATAAGAATCGACCAGGATACAGCTATTTATCCGACATTCAAGGTAGCAGTTATCAAGACAAAGAATAACGTAGACGCTTCTGTAGTATCCTCCATGAAGGATATGACAAACAAGACCGGCGAGGCTACATACGGTCTTATCGACTTCCGTGACATGACCTGA
- a CDS encoding sigma-70 family RNA polymerase sigma factor, with amino-acid sequence MNDNELLELLRRDPEQGLNETVKSYSAYVFAVCKGRLGAVCDERDMEEAASDIFIKLYRFGQKRGFENITALRPLILIIARRHCTDLFRAKTGEAETVDIDALPEFADSAPDSERTELLELIKALGEPDSRLVWLRYFYGLSSKEISKETGVRPNTVDKRIARALSKLRKMLEEDM; translated from the coding sequence ATGAACGATAATGAACTGCTTGAGCTTTTGCGCCGTGACCCCGAGCAGGGGTTAAATGAAACAGTCAAAAGCTACAGCGCATACGTCTTTGCTGTCTGCAAGGGCAGGCTGGGTGCTGTGTGCGATGAGCGTGATATGGAAGAAGCGGCAAGCGATATTTTTATAAAGCTCTACCGCTTCGGGCAAAAGAGGGGCTTTGAGAACATCACCGCCCTGCGCCCGCTGATACTTATAATAGCAAGACGGCACTGCACCGACCTTTTCAGGGCAAAGACAGGTGAGGCGGAGACTGTTGATATAGACGCTCTCCCCGAATTTGCTGACAGCGCACCCGACAGCGAACGTACCGAGCTTTTAGAGCTTATCAAAGCCCTCGGCGAGCCTGACAGCAGGCTTGTGTGGCTGCGGTATTTCTACGGGCTCAGCTCAAAGGAGATATCAAAGGAAACAGGCGTACGCCCGAACACGGTGGATAAGCGCATAGCAAGGGCATTATCAAAACTCAGGAAAATGTTGGAGGAGGATATGTAA
- a CDS encoding Hpt domain-containing protein, whose amino-acid sequence MRCCLNKGLGYCQNNDELYRMLIGEYVRSAQERAVSLRDFFENHDAKNYSIIVHSLKSTSRTVGADEVAELAAALEKAAGDENWDFISENHAVLIEKYTALIDKLSAYADVSQEQEDDEIIEFFPE is encoded by the coding sequence GTGCGGTGTTGCCTTAACAAAGGCCTTGGCTACTGCCAGAACAACGACGAGCTTTACCGTATGCTGATAGGCGAATACGTCCGCTCGGCTCAGGAGAGGGCAGTGAGCCTGAGAGACTTCTTTGAGAATCACGACGCAAAGAACTATTCTATCATCGTACATTCGCTTAAGAGCACCTCACGTACAGTCGGTGCAGACGAGGTCGCAGAGCTTGCAGCGGCGCTTGAAAAGGCTGCCGGTGATGAGAACTGGGACTTCATATCAGAAAACCACGCTGTGCTTATCGAAAAATACACGGCGCTTATTGATAAGCTGTCCGCATACGCAGATGTATCGCAGGAGCAGGAGGACGACGAGATAATCGAATTCTTCCCGGAATAA
- a CDS encoding MarR family transcriptional regulator, with amino-acid sequence MEFLDRVLGINVVYYETISSMPNFINSRYKVQKVTLNGRAAAFVYPKTELDPAGAVKKHFDRISKSCGMAAVLVTDRLTYRRKEYLLREHIPFVVNEKQIYLPFMAVYLQERGDAEKTIDSDLLPSAQVLLLYYIYNGCGRLSTADAAKALGFTATSVSRASKQLEQLGIIQAEQQGVHKEIYSDKTPREMFMSAKGLLKDPVKRKIYVSKSEIKDDLLAGGYSALSEYAFINPPYVKEFASDSISKWEKSSTRSLLNENDQCRVALWRYDPGKLTNGKAVDRLSLALSLQNDKDAKAHICVDSHDMLDRRHIPGTLDKGDPYTERVRVGRDERL; translated from the coding sequence ATGGAGTTTCTTGATCGTGTGCTTGGGATAAACGTTGTTTATTATGAGACTATATCTTCTATGCCGAACTTTATCAATTCAAGATATAAGGTGCAAAAGGTCACGCTTAACGGTCGGGCGGCTGCATTTGTTTATCCAAAGACAGAGCTTGACCCGGCAGGTGCAGTAAAGAAGCATTTTGACAGGATAAGCAAAAGTTGCGGCATGGCGGCTGTCCTTGTAACAGACCGTCTGACATACCGCCGGAAGGAATATCTGCTGCGTGAGCATATCCCGTTTGTCGTGAATGAGAAACAGATATATCTGCCCTTTATGGCAGTCTATCTTCAAGAGCGAGGCGATGCAGAGAAGACTATTGACAGTGATCTGCTGCCTTCGGCACAGGTGCTGCTGTTATACTATATATACAACGGATGCGGCAGGCTTTCGACCGCTGATGCCGCAAAAGCACTCGGATTTACAGCGACCTCTGTTTCAAGGGCATCAAAGCAGTTGGAGCAGTTGGGGATCATACAGGCCGAACAGCAGGGCGTTCACAAGGAGATATATTCCGACAAAACGCCGAGAGAAATGTTTATGTCAGCAAAAGGCTTGCTAAAAGACCCCGTAAAAAGAAAGATATATGTTTCCAAGTCAGAGATAAAGGACGACCTGCTTGCAGGGGGATACTCTGCGCTTTCTGAATACGCTTTCATAAATCCGCCTTACGTAAAAGAGTTTGCTTCCGACAGCATTTCCAAGTGGGAAAAATCATCAACAAGATCACTTCTGAACGAGAACGACCAGTGCCGGGTAGCACTCTGGCGTTATGACCCGGGAAAGCTCACAAACGGCAAAGCGGTCGACAGGCTCTCGCTTGCGCTTTCGTTACAAAACGACAAAGATGCTAAAGCTCACATATGTGTCGATAGTCATGATATGCTCGATAGGCGGCATATTCCTGGGACGCTGGATAAAGGAGACCCTTACACAGAACGTGTCAGAGTCGGCCGAGACGAGCGTTTATGA